Proteins from one Alysiella filiformis genomic window:
- a CDS encoding YebC/PmpR family DNA-binding transcriptional regulator: MAGHSKWANIQHKKARVDAQRGKIFTKLIKEITVAAKQGGGDPAANPRLRLAMDKAWDANMPKDNVQRAIDKGTGNLEGVDYIELRYEGYGIGGAALMVDCMTDNKTRTVADVRHAFTKHGGNLGTDGCVAFNFVHQGYLVFTDADEDALMEAALEAGAEDVIVDDEGVIEVITAPNDWAGIKAALEQAGFTSVDGDVTMRAQNETVLTGDDAAKMQKLLDALESLDDVQNVYTSAVLHFDE; this comes from the coding sequence ATGGCTGGACACAGTAAATGGGCTAACATTCAGCACAAAAAAGCCCGTGTTGATGCACAACGTGGCAAAATTTTTACCAAATTAATCAAGGAAATCACGGTTGCTGCCAAGCAAGGCGGTGGCGACCCTGCTGCCAATCCTCGCTTGCGCTTGGCTATGGACAAGGCTTGGGACGCGAATATGCCCAAAGACAATGTGCAACGCGCCATTGACAAAGGCACGGGCAATTTGGAAGGCGTGGATTACATTGAATTGCGCTATGAGGGCTATGGCATTGGCGGGGCTGCCTTAATGGTGGATTGCATGACCGACAACAAAACGCGCACGGTTGCCGATGTGCGCCATGCTTTTACCAAACATGGCGGCAATTTGGGCACAGACGGCTGCGTGGCATTCAATTTCGTGCATCAGGGTTATTTGGTGTTTACCGATGCCGATGAAGATGCGCTGATGGAAGCGGCTTTGGAAGCCGGCGCGGAAGATGTGATTGTGGACGATGAAGGCGTGATTGAAGTGATTACCGCCCCGAATGATTGGGCTGGCATTAAGGCGGCTTTGGAACAGGCAGGTTTCACTTCGGTTGATGGCGATGTTACCATGCGCGCGCAAAATGAAACCGTTTTGACAGGCGATGACGCAGCAAAAATGCAAAAATTGCTGGACGCTTTGGAAAGTTTGGACGATGTGCAAAATGTGTACACGTCTGCGGTTTTGCATTTTGATGAATAA
- a CDS encoding ATP synthase subunit I — MMILAVLVLLAYLWGGQNWAISLLLGGLSYTLPTLLAVYVVHRLKPYPQLAGVSFMVSAGLKITLALILMVSSFLIYPKMHFLSFFVGLLAVSHLVFLFFLKVYRYGR; from the coding sequence ATGATGATTTTAGCTGTGTTGGTGCTGCTGGCTTATTTGTGGGGCGGTCAAAATTGGGCAATATCACTGCTGTTGGGCGGTTTGTCCTACACCTTGCCCACCTTATTGGCAGTTTATGTGGTACACAGATTAAAGCCCTATCCCCAGTTGGCTGGTGTCTCATTTATGGTATCCGCAGGTTTGAAAATCACACTTGCGCTCATTTTAATGGTCAGCTCATTTTTGATTTATCCGAAAATGCACTTTTTGTCCTTTTTTGTCGGATTGCTGGCTGTAAGTCATTTGGTTTTTTTATTTTTTTTGAAGGTTTATCGTTATGGCAGGTGA
- the atpB gene encoding F0F1 ATP synthase subunit A has product MAGETVTSADYIKHHLQSLTSLTDVTQGQGLQNIADFSYINLDAVFYSILLGVLGSYILFRGAKAATAGVPNRFQAAIELLYEFVDDMCKSIIHQESSRKVVAPLGLALFVWIFLMNAMDLLPVDLLPRIWQGMTGEHHALLRVVPTADLNTSLALAIGVLLFCIYYSVKIKGLGGWIHELFTAPFGVWLAPANFILNILEFLSKTVSHGMRLFGNMYAGELVFLLIALLGGAWGASGSVGLMDPVLFIFHIIAGAAWAIFHILIITLQAFIFMALTFVYIGQAHDHH; this is encoded by the coding sequence ATGGCAGGTGAAACAGTTACTTCTGCGGATTACATCAAACACCACTTACAAAGCTTAACCAGTCTAACCGATGTAACGCAAGGGCAAGGTTTACAAAATATTGCCGATTTTTCATATATCAATTTAGATGCCGTTTTTTACTCCATTTTGTTGGGTGTATTGGGTAGCTACATTTTATTCCGTGGTGCAAAAGCCGCCACAGCAGGTGTGCCAAATCGTTTTCAGGCAGCCATAGAATTGTTGTACGAATTTGTAGATGACATGTGCAAAAGCATCATTCATCAAGAATCATCACGCAAAGTGGTTGCGCCATTGGGTTTGGCATTGTTTGTGTGGATTTTCCTGATGAACGCCATGGATTTACTGCCTGTTGATTTATTGCCACGCATTTGGCAGGGCATGACAGGCGAACACCATGCCTTGTTGCGTGTTGTACCAACGGCCGATTTGAACACATCATTGGCATTGGCAATTGGTGTTTTGTTGTTCTGTATTTATTATAGCGTTAAAATCAAAGGCTTGGGTGGCTGGATTCATGAATTGTTTACCGCACCATTTGGTGTGTGGTTGGCACCCGCTAACTTCATTTTGAATATTTTGGAATTTTTATCCAAAACCGTTTCGCACGGTATGCGGTTATTTGGTAATATGTATGCAGGCGAATTGGTATTTTTGCTGATTGCGCTTTTGGGTGGTGCTTGGGGTGCTTCAGGCAGCGTAGGCTTAATGGATCCTGTTTTGTTCATCTTCCATATTATTGCAGGTGCAGCTTGGGCGATTTTCCACATTTTGATTATTACCCTACAAGCATTTATTTTCATGGCATTGACTTTTGTTTACATCGGTCAAGCTCATGACCACCACTAA
- the atpE gene encoding F0F1 ATP synthase subunit C, with translation MGLIAIACGLIVALGALGASIGIAMVGSKYLESSARQPELIGPLQTKLFLIAGLIDAAFLIGVAIALLFAFVNPFGG, from the coding sequence ATGGGTCTGATTGCTATTGCATGTGGCTTGATTGTGGCTTTGGGCGCATTGGGTGCGTCAATCGGTATCGCTATGGTAGGTTCTAAATACTTGGAATCTTCTGCGCGTCAGCCTGAATTGATTGGTCCATTGCAAACTAAATTGTTCTTGATTGCTGGTCTGATTGACGCTGCGTTCTTGATTGGTGTTGCCATCGCCTTGTTGTTTGCTTTCGTTAATCCGTTCGGTGGCTAA
- a CDS encoding F0F1 ATP synthase subunit B codes for MNLNVTLIAQLIVFAILVSFTIKYVWPPIAKALDERADKIAEGLAAAERGKSDFEQAEKKVAELLAEGRAQVAEMVGNAEKRANQLVEEAKSQAETEAARITAQAKADVEQEINRARETLREQVATLAVKGAEAILRREVDEAQHAKMLSALKQEL; via the coding sequence GTGAATTTAAATGTAACTTTAATTGCGCAATTGATTGTTTTTGCTATTTTGGTTAGTTTTACAATTAAATATGTATGGCCACCAATCGCAAAAGCACTTGATGAGCGCGCCGATAAAATCGCAGAAGGCTTGGCTGCAGCCGAGCGCGGTAAAAGTGATTTTGAGCAGGCTGAAAAGAAAGTTGCAGAACTCTTGGCAGAAGGTCGCGCACAGGTTGCCGAAATGGTAGGTAATGCTGAAAAACGAGCAAATCAACTGGTTGAAGAGGCAAAAAGCCAAGCTGAAACAGAAGCTGCTCGTATTACAGCACAAGCAAAAGCGGATGTGGAGCAAGAAATCAACCGCGCCCGCGAAACCTTGCGCGAGCAAGTTGCAACATTGGCAGTAAAAGGTGCAGAAGCTATTTTACGTCGTGAAGTAGATGAAGCACAACATGCCAAAATGTTGAGTGCCTTAAAACAGGAGCTTTAA
- a CDS encoding F0F1 ATP synthase subunit delta, which translates to MIEFATVARPYAKALFQLATETEQVENWLGSLAELAWLMQQSTVVDALSQVDKNSTEQASELLALLSNTKIAKNKEFKSFVQVVAQEKRLAVLPEIYAQYKSLSLAGNHTKEAIVYTAYEIASEGQRAKIISDLEQHFNTRLQATFKLAPELIGGIKVEVDDQVLDLSVQAKLQALYTTLTN; encoded by the coding sequence ATGATTGAGTTCGCAACTGTTGCTCGCCCTTATGCAAAAGCCTTATTTCAACTTGCTACCGAAACAGAGCAAGTTGAAAACTGGCTGGGCAGTCTTGCAGAACTGGCTTGGCTGATGCAACAATCCACAGTGGTTGATGCACTCAGCCAAGTTGATAAAAACAGTACAGAACAAGCAAGCGAATTATTGGCTTTATTGAGTAACACCAAAATTGCCAAAAATAAAGAGTTTAAAAGTTTTGTACAAGTGGTTGCGCAAGAAAAAAGATTGGCTGTTCTGCCTGAAATTTATGCTCAATACAAAAGTTTATCATTGGCTGGTAATCACACAAAAGAAGCGATTGTTTACACAGCTTACGAAATTGCCAGCGAAGGTCAAAGAGCAAAAATCATCAGCGATTTGGAACAACATTTTAATACACGTTTGCAAGCTACCTTTAAATTGGCACCCGAATTGATTGGGGGCATTAAAGTAGAAGTGGACGACCAAGTATTGGATTTGTCGGTACAAGCCAAATTACAGGCTTTATATACGACTTTGACAAATTAG
- the atpA gene encoding F0F1 ATP synthase subunit alpha produces MQLNPAEISDLLKAKIENLNNTKQEVRTRGTVISVTDGIVRVHGLSDVMQGEMLEFPDNTFGLAMNLERDSVGAVVLGEYEHIKEGDEVKCTGRILEVPIGRELVGRVVNALGQPIDGKGPINTSKTAPIEKIAPGVIARQSVDQPMQTGIKAIDSMVPVGRGQRELIIGDRQTGKTAVALDAIVNQKGTGVVCIYVAVGQKASSIANVVRKLEEHGAMAHTIVVAATASEAAALQFIAPYAGCTMGEYFRDIGEDALIVYDDLSKQAVAYRQISLLLRRPPGREAYPGDVFYLHSRLLERAARINADEVEKLTNGEVKGKTGSLTALPIIETQAGDVSAFVPTNVISITDGQIFLETDLFNSGIRPAINAGISVSRVGGAAQTKVIKKLGGGIRLALAQYRELAAFSQFASDLDDATRKQLQHGEVVTELMKQKQFNTLNTAEMALTLWAINNGSYSDVPVSKALAFEADFLAYVRSQHSDLLDAVNAAGALSDEQEKTLTEAMKVFKTSNKYAA; encoded by the coding sequence ATGCAGCTTAATCCTGCTGAAATCAGTGATTTGCTGAAAGCCAAAATTGAAAACTTGAATAATACCAAACAAGAAGTTCGTACTCGTGGTACGGTTATCTCTGTAACAGATGGTATTGTTCGGGTGCATGGCTTGTCAGATGTAATGCAAGGCGAAATGCTGGAATTTCCAGATAATACTTTCGGCTTAGCGATGAATTTGGAACGTGATTCAGTTGGCGCAGTGGTACTGGGTGAATATGAACACATCAAAGAAGGCGATGAAGTGAAATGCACAGGTCGCATCTTGGAAGTGCCGATTGGTCGCGAGTTGGTAGGTCGTGTTGTGAATGCTTTGGGTCAGCCCATTGATGGTAAAGGTCCAATCAATACCAGCAAAACAGCACCTATTGAAAAAATTGCGCCGGGCGTGATTGCGCGTCAATCCGTTGACCAGCCTATGCAAACTGGCATTAAAGCAATTGATTCAATGGTTCCAGTTGGACGCGGTCAGCGTGAATTGATTATTGGCGACCGTCAAACTGGTAAAACGGCGGTTGCTTTGGACGCGATTGTCAATCAAAAAGGCACAGGCGTTGTTTGTATTTATGTGGCTGTGGGTCAAAAAGCCTCTTCCATTGCCAACGTGGTTCGCAAATTGGAAGAACACGGTGCAATGGCGCACACCATCGTGGTGGCAGCAACTGCATCTGAAGCAGCAGCATTGCAATTTATTGCACCTTATGCAGGCTGCACCATGGGCGAATACTTCCGCGATATTGGCGAAGATGCACTGATTGTTTACGATGATTTGTCCAAACAAGCAGTGGCTTATCGTCAAATTTCTTTGCTGTTGCGTCGCCCACCAGGTCGTGAAGCTTACCCTGGCGATGTATTCTACTTGCACTCTCGCTTGTTGGAACGCGCTGCGCGTATCAATGCCGATGAAGTGGAAAAATTGACCAATGGTGAAGTAAAAGGCAAAACAGGTTCTTTGACTGCCTTGCCTATTATTGAAACACAAGCTGGCGACGTATCTGCATTCGTACCCACCAACGTGATTTCCATTACTGACGGTCAAATTTTCTTGGAAACCGATTTGTTCAATTCAGGTATTCGTCCCGCAATCAATGCAGGTATTTCGGTATCTCGCGTGGGTGGTGCAGCTCAAACCAAAGTCATCAAAAAATTGGGTGGCGGCATTCGTTTGGCATTGGCACAATACCGTGAATTGGCAGCGTTCTCGCAATTTGCTTCCGATTTGGACGATGCAACACGCAAACAATTGCAGCACGGCGAAGTGGTTACTGAATTGATGAAACAAAAACAATTCAATACCTTAAATACGGCTGAAATGGCATTGACTTTATGGGCAATCAATAACGGTTCATATTCTGATGTGCCTGTATCAAAAGCTTTGGCTTTTGAGGCTGATTTCTTGGCGTATGTGCGTTCGCAACACAGTGATTTGCTTGATGCAGTAAATGCAGCAGGTGCATTGTCTGATGAACAAGAGAAAACACTGACAGAAGCCATGAAAGTGTTTAAGACTTCTAACAAATACGCGGCTTAA
- the atpG gene encoding F0F1 ATP synthase subunit gamma yields the protein MAVGKEILTKIRSVQNTQKITKAMQMVSTSKMRKTQERMRLARPYAEKVRLVMNQLAQTNEYHGLKMLESRSEIKRVGFVLITTDKGLCGGLNANLLKKFFAQVQDYQQQGIETEVVCLGSKGLAACQRVGLNVVASSTNLGDTPKMEVLLGPLNEFFKRYENGELDTIHLIYSGFINTMKQETRSEVLLPIGQHILNEKVESDSKFNWDYRYEPSPQVVLEYLVRRYLESVVYQALCDNMASEQAARMVAMKAATDNAGNAIKELRLVYNKSRQAAITTELSEIVAGAAAV from the coding sequence ATGGCAGTTGGAAAAGAGATTCTTACCAAGATTCGCAGCGTACAAAATACGCAAAAAATCACCAAAGCGATGCAAATGGTATCAACCTCTAAAATGCGCAAGACTCAAGAACGCATGCGTTTGGCAAGACCTTATGCCGAAAAAGTCAGATTGGTGATGAACCAACTTGCCCAAACCAATGAATACCATGGTTTGAAAATGTTGGAAAGCCGCAGCGAAATCAAGCGTGTGGGTTTCGTTCTGATTACCACCGACAAAGGTTTATGTGGCGGCTTGAATGCCAATCTGTTGAAAAAATTCTTTGCCCAAGTACAAGATTACCAACAGCAAGGAATTGAAACAGAAGTGGTGTGTTTGGGCAGCAAAGGCTTGGCAGCTTGCCAACGCGTGGGTTTGAATGTGGTAGCAAGTTCAACCAACTTGGGCGATACCCCAAAAATGGAAGTTTTGCTTGGCCCTTTGAACGAGTTTTTTAAGCGTTATGAAAATGGCGAATTGGATACCATTCATTTAATCTACTCTGGTTTCATCAATACCATGAAACAGGAAACACGTTCTGAAGTGTTGTTGCCGATTGGTCAGCACATTTTGAATGAAAAAGTGGAATCAGACAGTAAGTTTAATTGGGACTATCGTTACGAGCCAAGCCCACAAGTGGTATTGGAATATTTGGTTCGCCGTTATTTGGAATCTGTGGTTTATCAAGCATTGTGCGACAATATGGCATCAGAACAGGCTGCGCGTATGGTTGCAATGAAAGCAGCAACCGATAATGCGGGTAATGCCATTAAAGAATTGCGTTTGGTGTACAACAAATCACGTCAAGCAGCAATTACCACAGAATTGTCAGAAATTGTGGCAGGGGCAGCAGCCGTTTAA
- the atpD gene encoding F0F1 ATP synthase subunit beta, with amino-acid sequence MSQGKIVQIIGAVVDVEFPRDAIPRVYDALKLVDVELTLEVQQQLGDGVVRTIAMGSTDGLKRGLAVNNTGAPITVPVGRATLGRIMDVLGNPVDEAGDIGADQFRAIHQPAPKFDELSSTTELLETGIKVIDLLCPFAKGGKVGLFGGAGVGKTVNMMELINNIAKAHSGLSVFAGVGERTREGNDFYHEMKDSNVLDKVAMVYGQMNEPPGNRLRVALTGLSMAEHFRDEKDENGKGRDVLFFVDNIYRYTLAGTEVSALLGRMPSAVGYQPTLAEEMGRLQERITSTQTGSITSIQAVYVPADDLTDPSPATTFAHLDATVVLSRDIASLGIYPAVDPLDSTSRQLDPMVLGQEHYDVARGVQSTLQKYKELRDIIAILGMDELSDEDKLTVMRARKIQRFLSQPFHVAEVFTGSPGKYVALRDTIAGFKAILSGEYDHLPEQAFYMVGGIEEAVEKAKTLS; translated from the coding sequence ATGAGCCAAGGCAAAATCGTACAAATCATTGGTGCAGTCGTTGATGTGGAATTTCCACGCGATGCGATTCCACGCGTTTACGATGCATTGAAACTGGTTGATGTTGAACTGACTTTGGAAGTGCAACAACAATTAGGCGATGGCGTGGTGCGTACCATTGCGATGGGCAGTACCGATGGTTTGAAACGTGGCTTAGCGGTCAATAATACAGGTGCGCCAATTACTGTGCCTGTGGGTAGGGCTACGCTGGGTCGCATTATGGACGTATTGGGTAATCCCGTTGATGAAGCAGGTGATATTGGTGCCGACCAATTCCGTGCGATTCATCAGCCAGCACCTAAATTTGATGAATTGTCCAGCACAACCGAATTGTTGGAAACAGGCATCAAAGTGATTGATTTACTTTGCCCATTTGCAAAAGGTGGTAAAGTGGGTCTGTTTGGTGGTGCAGGTGTGGGCAAAACCGTAAATATGATGGAATTGATTAACAACATCGCCAAAGCACACAGTGGTTTGTCCGTATTTGCGGGTGTGGGCGAGCGTACTCGTGAAGGTAATGACTTCTACCACGAGATGAAAGATTCCAACGTGTTGGACAAAGTGGCAATGGTTTACGGTCAGATGAATGAACCACCAGGCAACCGTTTGCGTGTTGCTTTGACAGGTTTGTCTATGGCTGAACATTTCCGTGATGAAAAAGACGAAAACGGCAAAGGTCGCGATGTGTTGTTCTTTGTGGACAACATTTATCGCTACACTTTGGCAGGTACAGAAGTGTCTGCTTTGTTGGGTCGTATGCCTTCTGCGGTGGGTTATCAACCTACGTTGGCGGAAGAAATGGGTCGCTTGCAAGAGCGCATTACTTCTACGCAAACAGGTTCGATTACGTCCATTCAGGCAGTTTACGTTCCTGCGGACGACTTGACTGACCCTTCTCCTGCAACCACATTCGCGCATTTGGATGCAACGGTGGTATTGAGCCGTGACATTGCTTCTTTGGGTATTTATCCTGCGGTAGACCCATTGGATTCCACTTCACGCCAACTGGACCCCATGGTTTTGGGTCAAGAGCATTATGATGTGGCGCGTGGCGTTCAATCTACTTTGCAAAAATACAAAGAGTTGCGCGACATCATCGCCATTTTGGGTATGGACGAGTTGTCTGATGAAGACAAATTGACCGTTATGCGTGCGCGTAAAATCCAACGTTTCTTGTCGCAGCCTTTCCATGTGGCGGAAGTGTTTACAGGTTCGCCTGGTAAATATGTGGCATTGCGCGATACGATTGCTGGCTTTAAAGCCATTCTCTCTGGCGAATACGACCACCTGCCTGAACAAGCATTCTATATGGTAGGCGGTATTGAAGAAGCTGTTGAGAAAGCCAAAACGTTAAGCTAA
- a CDS encoding F0F1 ATP synthase subunit epsilon, translating into MSIMQVEVVSNQETIYSGEASFIVVPTVNGELGIYPRHEPIMSLVRPGSLRLTVPNVSQEVLVAVAGGVLEVNPHKITVLADVAIRSEEMDAERAEAAKKAAESSIKQAQDDESLAKAQAALAAAIAELKTLDYLRQQKR; encoded by the coding sequence ATGAGCATCATGCAAGTTGAAGTGGTAAGTAACCAAGAAACCATTTATTCAGGTGAAGCCAGCTTTATTGTGGTGCCAACTGTGAATGGTGAGTTGGGCATTTACCCAAGACATGAGCCGATTATGAGCTTGGTTCGCCCTGGTTCTTTGCGTTTAACTGTTCCCAATGTTTCGCAAGAAGTGTTGGTGGCGGTGGCAGGTGGGGTGCTGGAAGTGAATCCACATAAAATCACGGTGTTGGCAGATGTTGCCATTCGCAGTGAGGAAATGGACGCTGAACGTGCCGAAGCTGCCAAAAAAGCAGCAGAATCAAGCATTAAGCAAGCGCAAGATGACGAGTCTTTGGCAAAAGCACAGGCTGCATTGGCAGCAGCAATTGCCGAATTGAAAACTTTGGATTATTTGCGTCAGCAAAAACGTTAA
- the trmA gene encoding tRNA (uridine(54)-C5)-methyltransferase TrmA gives MNMYQQQLNDKIQYLQSLLQDFAIENWHIVPSLSEHYRMRAEFRIWHEGERISYAMFQAGQKAGRHSLIELTQFPVAAKSINDLMPILLAEISGSPILRERWYQCEFLATLSGEMLLTLIYHKKLGEEWEVAARELQEKLSVKIIGRSRGQKIVLKEDFVTEKLNVAGQDFVYRQIEGGFSQPNAKICEQMLAWAQDCAADLGGDLLELYCGNGNFTLPLSTQFNRVLATEVSKTSVAAALWNIQANGRDNIRIARLSAEELTAVFSGSREFQRLKEQGIDLQSYDFSTIFIDPPRAGVDAETLKLVAQFDNVIYVSCNPLTLRENLDILSETHTVERAALFDQFPFTHHIESGVLLKKRA, from the coding sequence ATAAATATGTATCAACAGCAATTAAATGACAAAATTCAGTATTTACAATCGTTATTGCAAGATTTTGCGATTGAAAATTGGCATATTGTGCCTTCGTTGTCTGAACATTATCGCATGCGGGCGGAATTTCGCATTTGGCATGAGGGCGAACGCATCAGCTATGCCATGTTTCAGGCAGGGCAAAAAGCTGGGCGGCATTCTTTGATTGAATTGACGCAATTTCCTGTCGCAGCAAAAAGCATCAATGATTTGATGCCCATATTGTTGGCGGAAATTTCAGGCAGCCCGATTTTGCGTGAGCGTTGGTATCAATGCGAATTTTTGGCAACTTTGAGTGGCGAAATGCTGCTGACTTTGATTTACCACAAAAAATTGGGCGAAGAGTGGGAAGTGGCGGCGCGTGAATTGCAAGAAAAATTGTCGGTCAAAATCATTGGGCGCAGTCGTGGACAAAAAATTGTTTTGAAAGAGGATTTTGTTACCGAGAAATTGAATGTGGCTGGGCAGGATTTTGTTTATCGCCAAATTGAAGGTGGTTTCAGCCAGCCAAATGCGAAAATTTGTGAACAAATGTTGGCGTGGGCGCAAGATTGTGCGGCAGATTTGGGTGGCGATTTGCTGGAATTGTATTGTGGCAATGGCAATTTCACTTTGCCGCTTTCCACGCAATTCAATCGGGTCTTGGCTACGGAAGTTTCCAAAACTTCGGTGGCGGCGGCTTTGTGGAACATTCAGGCAAATGGGCGCGACAACATTCGCATTGCGCGTTTGTCGGCAGAGGAATTGACAGCAGTGTTTTCAGGCAGCCGCGAATTTCAGCGTTTGAAAGAGCAGGGCATTGATTTGCAATCTTATGATTTTTCAACCATTTTTATTGACCCGCCTCGCGCAGGTGTGGACGCGGAAACGTTGAAATTGGTCGCGCAATTTGATAATGTGATTTATGTTTCGTGCAACCCATTGACTTTGCGAGAAAATTTGGATATTTTGAGTGAAACGCATACGGTGGAACGTGCTGCCTTGTTTGACCAATTTCCGTTTACGCACCACATTGAGAGTGGGGTTTTGTTGAAAAAACGGGCATAA
- a CDS encoding TatD family hydrolase: MYLIDSHCHINFEGLGNRLPELFENMTKNQVKQALAISVSRETFAEVRDIAERHDHIFASVGIHPDNPNAAEFTFDELVQHAQHPKVIAIGETGLDYHWCSGDLTWQHERFITHIQAAKHAKMPLVIHTRKSADDTLRVMQEHQAEQAVMHCFAEDTRIAKIALDLGYYISFSGIVTFKNAKDVQAAAQYCPLDRILVETDAPFLAPTPHRGKQNEPAYVLHTAEFLANLRGDSLENIAHATCENFYRLFPKATRLAA, from the coding sequence ATGTATTTAATTGATTCACATTGCCACATCAATTTTGAAGGACTGGGCAACAGGCTGCCTGAATTGTTTGAGAATATGACAAAAAATCAAGTCAAACAAGCCCTTGCCATCAGCGTGAGCCGCGAAACCTTTGCCGAAGTGCGCGACATTGCCGAACGCCACGACCACATTTTCGCCAGCGTAGGCATACACCCCGACAACCCCAACGCCGCCGAATTTACCTTTGACGAGTTGGTGCAACACGCCCAACACCCCAAAGTCATCGCCATTGGCGAAACGGGCTTGGATTACCATTGGTGTAGCGGCGATTTAACATGGCAACACGAGCGTTTCATCACCCACATTCAGGCAGCCAAACACGCCAAAATGCCTTTGGTGATACACACACGCAAATCCGCCGATGACACCCTGCGCGTCATGCAAGAACACCAAGCAGAACAAGCCGTTATGCACTGTTTTGCCGAAGACACGCGCATCGCCAAAATCGCTTTGGATTTGGGTTACTACATTTCCTTTTCAGGCATTGTTACCTTCAAAAATGCCAAAGACGTTCAGGCAGCCGCACAATATTGCCCGCTAGACCGCATTTTGGTGGAAACGGACGCGCCTTTTCTCGCGCCCACGCCCCATCGCGGCAAGCAAAATGAGCCTGCTTATGTTTTGCACACAGCAGAATTTTTGGCAAATTTGCGCGGCGACAGCTTGGAAAACATCGCTCACGCCACCTGCGAAAATTTCTATCGCCTGTTTCCCAAAGCCACACGGCTTGCTGCCTGA
- a CDS encoding PilZ domain-containing protein, with product MSAAPQTPPPAAAPKAAPAKMLSLRLESKPIIYASYMSFTEFGGVFVPTEEKFDMGSEVMLMLELVGPSQTEKMLLKTNVCWINSNPSAGGRPKGIGLAFTKDEAGVKTKAIIEAILTGLLSNERSTYTL from the coding sequence ATGAGTGCAGCACCACAAACCCCACCCCCAGCCGCCGCGCCCAAAGCCGCGCCAGCCAAAATGCTCAGTTTGCGCTTGGAAAGTAAGCCGATTATTTACGCCAGCTACATGTCATTTACCGAATTTGGTGGCGTGTTTGTGCCAACCGAAGAAAAATTTGACATGGGCAGCGAAGTCATGCTGATGTTGGAATTGGTTGGACCTTCCCAAACCGAAAAAATGCTTTTAAAAACCAATGTTTGCTGGATTAACAGCAACCCCAGTGCAGGCGGTCGCCCCAAAGGGATTGGCTTGGCATTCACCAAAGACGAAGCAGGCGTTAAAACCAAAGCCATTATTGAAGCCATTTTAACAGGCTTGTTGAGCAACGAACGTTCAACCTACACCCTGTGA